In Girardinichthys multiradiatus isolate DD_20200921_A chromosome 18, DD_fGirMul_XY1, whole genome shotgun sequence, a single window of DNA contains:
- the treh gene encoding trehalase, protein MMVDPPVFCFSFITLFACVRCSLPPPCDSEIYCSGPILQQVQEAKLFDDDKYFVDMKLRSAPDVVLAAFQNLSNEWPNSTIPTMKLQEFLTANFEKPGTEFETWTPTDWHENPKFLSGIADEKLRRWGEHIHSLWKSLGRKIQTSVRDHPELYSQIYTPHPVVVPGGRFRELYYWDSYWVINGLLLSEMTETAYGMIQNFLFLVSRYGFVPNGGRIYYERRSQPPFLTLMVESYYEATNDQQFLREALPVLEKEYQFWMQNRSVVVEVSGSEHVLNRYNVEADLPRPESYTDDLELAEGLSDELKQQLWMDLKAGAESGWDFTSRWYINGTGHNDGTLRETRTSQILPTDLNALLCRNERTLASFHRLLGNGDSAARYDQAAACRTEAMEALLWDAERGAWFDYSLVTHSKHFEFYPSNLAPVWARCYSQPEMREKAIQYLKGSGALNFPNGVPTSLRESGQQWDYPNAWPPLQHMLNEGGNLSKLSSEDAKKVSSDLAQRWIKTNWLAYEKYEAMFEKYNVNGDGKPGGGGEYEVQLGFGWTNGVALQLLDQYGATLTSGGRRVCSDLLLPLVISIALMLQ, encoded by the exons ATGATGGTTGATCCTCCGGTCTTCTGTTTTTCATTCATAACTCTGTTTGCTTGTGTGAGATGTTCACTGCCTCCTCCGTGTGACAG TGAAATCTACTGCTCAGGGCCCATCCTACAACAGGTCCAAGAAGCTAAGCTGTTCGATGATGACAAGTACTTTGTTGATATGAAGCTGAGGTCAGCTCCTG ATGTCGTTTTGGCGGCTTTTCAAAACCTCTCAAATGAGTGGCCAAACTCCACCATCCCGACCATGAAGCTCCAAGAGTTTCTCACAGCAAACTTTGAGAAACCAGGGACAGAGTTTGAGACGTGGACGCCAACAGACTGGCACGAAAA CCCCAAGTTCCTGAGTGGAATAGCAGATGAGAAGCTGCGAAGGTGGGGGGAACACATTCACAGCCTGTGGAAGTCTCTCGGCAGAAAG ATCCAAACCAGTGTCAGAGATCATCCAGAGCTCTACTCTCAGATTTACACTCCACATCCTGTCGTCGTGCCGGGGGGCCGCTTCAGGGAACTCTACTATTG GGACTCCTATTGGGTCATCAATGGGCTCCTTCTGTCCGAGATGACCGAAACGGCCTACGGTATGATTCAGAACTTCCTCTTCCTCGTCAGCAG ATACGGCTTTGTTCCAAACGGTGGGCGGATTTACTATGAGAGGCGCAGCCAGCCTCCGTTCCTCACACTGATGGTGGAGAGCTACTATGAAGCGACCAATGACCAGCAGTTCCTCAG GGAAGCTCTACCAGTTCTGGAGAAGGAGTACCAGTTCTGGATGCAGAACCGTTCTGTGGTAGTGGAAGTAAGCGGGTCAGAACATGTTCTGAACCGGTATAACGTGGAGGCGGATTTGCCCAG GCCTGAGTCCTACACAGATGATCTGGAATTAGCTGAAGGACTCTCTGATG AGCTCAAACAGCAGCTGTGGATGGATCTGAAAGCAGGTGCAGAGTCTGGCTGGGACTTCACTTCCCGTTGGTACATAAACGGTACCGGCCATAACGACGGGACACTCAGAGAGACCCGCACCAGCCAGATCCTGCCCACTGATCTCAACGCCCTGCTATGTCGCAACGAGAGAACCCTGGCCTCATTCCACCGGCTGCTGG GTAATGGTGACTCAGCTGCTCGGTACGACCAGGCTGCAGCCTGCAGGACCGAGGCGATGGAGGCACTGCTATGGGACGCTGAGAGGGGAGCGTGGTTTGACTACAGCCTGGTGACGCACTCCAAACACTTTGAGTTCTACCCCTCCAACCTGGCTCCTGTTTGGGCTCGATGCTATTCTCAGCCTGAGATGAGAGAGAAGGCAATTCAATACCTGAAG GGGAGCGGCGCTCTCAACTTCCCCAACGGAGTGCCGACGTCACTGAGGGAGTCTGGGCAGCAGTGGGACTATCCCAACGCCTGGCCTCCTTTGCAGCACATGCTCAACGAAGGTGGaaa TTTGTCCAAACTGTCTTCAGAGGACGCCAAGAAGGTCTCTTCTGATTTGGCGCAGCGCTGGATCAAAACAAACTGGCTGGCCTATGAAAAATATGAAGCCATGTTCGAAAAG TACAATGTGAACGGAGACGGAAAACCAGGTGGTGGTGGCGAATATGAAGTTCAG CTGGGCTTTGGTTGGACCAACGGTGTGGCCCTGCAGCTCCTGGATCAGTATGGGGCGACTCTCACCTCGGGAGGGAGACGTGTGTGCTCTGACCTCCTGCTGCCTCTGGTCATCTCCATCGCTCTCATGCTCCAGTAA
- the ddx6 gene encoding probable ATP-dependent RNA helicase ddx6 has product MSTTRTENPVILGLSNQNGQLRGSGKPAGAPGGGGGGPQQPQLNQMIKGTINGNSQPTPPTNAVIKPGDDWKKNLKLPPKDTRIKTSDVTATKGNEFEDYCLKRELLMGIFEMGWEKPSPIQEESIPIALSGRDILARAKNGTGKSGAYLIPLLERIDLKRDFLQALVIVPTRELALQVSQICIQVSKHMGGVKVMATTGGTNLRDDIMRLDETVHVVIATPGRILDLIKKGVAKVSQVQMIVLDEADKLLSQDFVVMMEEMLGFLPKQRQILLYSATFPLSVQKFMNAHLQKPYEINLMEELTLKGVTQYYAYVTERQKVHCLNTLFSRLQINQSIIFCNSSQRVELLAKKISQLGYSCFYIHAKMRQEHRNRVFHDFRNGLCRNLVCTDLFTRGIDIQAVNVVINFDFPKLGETYLHRIGRSGRFGHLGLAINLITYDDRFNLKAIEEQLGTEIKPIPGIIDKSLYVAEYHSESGEEVKQ; this is encoded by the exons ATGAGCACCACCAGGACAGAGAACCCAGTGATTTTGGGCTTGTCCAACCAGAACGGACAGCTGAGAGGCTCAGGGAAACCTGCAGGAGCTCCAGGCGGAGGTGGAGGGGGTCCTCAACAGCCGCAGTTGAACCAGATGATAAAAGGCACAATTAATGGCAATTCCCAGCCAACCCCTCCAACAAATGCTGTTATCAA GCCTGGAGATGACTGGAAGAAGAATTTGAAATTGCCCCCAAAGGACACGAGGATCAAAACTTCG GATGTGACTGCAACTAAAGGCAATGAGTTTGAAGATTATTGCCTGAAGAGGGAGCTACTTATGGGAATCTTTGAGATGGGCTGGGAAAAGCCATCTCCAATTCAG GAGGAAAGTATTCCCATTGCACTGTCAGGAAGGGATATTTTGGCCAGAGCCAAGAATGGCACAGGAAAGAGTGGAGCCTACCTCATTCCCCTTCTTGAACGCATTGACCTGAAGAGAGATTTTTTACAAG CTTTAGTCATAGTGCCCACCAGAGAACTGGCACTGCAAGTAAGCCAAATATGTATCCAGGTCAGTAAACACATGGGCGGAGTGAAGGTGATGGCGACCACAGGTGGAACCAACCTCCGCGATGACATCATGAGGCTCGATGAAACGG tacATGTGGTTATTGCTACTCCTGGGAGGATTTTAGACCTAATCAAGAAAGGAGTTGCCAAAGTCAGCCAAGTACAGATGATTGTTTTGGATGAA GCAGACAAGCTCCTGTCTCAGGACTTTGTGGTTATGATGGAGGAGATGCTGGGCTTCCTGCCCAAACAGAGGCAGATTTTACTTTACTCTGCCACCTTCCCTCTCAGTGTGCAGAAGTTTATG AATGCACACTTGCAAAAACCTTATGAGATCAACCTAATGGAGGAACTAACACTGAAGGGGGTGACTCAGTATTATGCTTATGTAACAGAAAGGCAAAAGGTCCATTGCCTCAACACCTTATTCTCCAGG CTCCAGATTAACCAGTCTATAATCTTCTGTAACTCCTCTCAGAGAGTGGAGCTTCTTGCCAAGAAGATTTCCCAGCTTGGTTATTCATGTTTCTACATTCATGCCAAGATGAGACAG gaaCATCGCAACCGTGTTTTCCATGACTTTAGAAATGGGCTGTGCCGAAACCTTGTCTGCACTG ATCTCTTCACGAGAGGGATTGACATTCAAGCTGTGAATGTTGTGATCAACTTTGATTTTCCCAAGCTGGGAGAAACGTACCTCCATCGCATTGGAAGATCTG GACGCTTTGGCCACCTTGGCTTGGCCATCAACCTCATCACCTACGACGATCGCTTCAACCTTAAAGCGATTGAGGAGCAGCTTGGAACAGAGATCAAGCCCATCCCCGGCATCATTGACAAGAGCTTGTATGTGGCGGAGTACCACAGTGAGAGTGGTGAAGAAGTCAAGCAGTGA